TCACTTGGAGTTAAAAAGTTAAGCTAACGGGTTCGTTAGTTAAATAACAATGAGAAAAGGCAGCGGATTAATAATGAACTGCACCTCCAACTGTTAGGTGTGTCTAACTATTGGGGTGCAGTTCACAACCGGCTGCCTTTTCTACGCTAACTTGGCAGTATAATTTAACCATTTATCGAAATAAATCAGTATGGAAAGGTTGTTATTTCTTTGATCCGGGGTGACAACATGAATGAACTATATAAGTTGAAGTAAAGAAAGTGGTAGCGAAAGTCAAGAAGAAGTGATTGCTCGCTTTTGCTTTTTTATTATAACGTGAGAACTACAACCATCCCAAAATCTCTTAACTGAAAATTTAGATATGTATAATCTGAAATATATTCAGTTTGCAAAAACAACAAAGAGGAGTAATTAACAAATGAAAATGATGCTAGTTTCATTCTTAATACTTTGTACACTTCTACTTGTTCCAACAATTGCCTCTGCTGAAGTGACCAACGGTAATGTCGGATATGGAGTAACCACCCCCGGGCGACTCTTCGCCACGATAGACGCGGTGTTGGGGCCATCATTGCCATCGTGATGGGGCTGACCAGCATGGTCCTCGCTGGGCTAACTCTGGTCCGCTCCCGCCGCGCCAGCTGACCCGACCATAATGCCCTGTGTTGTGGTTCCTGTCCTTCCTGGGCGTGATAACACTAATGCTACCAGCAACATCGAATGCATTAAACTAACGGGTTCGATAGTCGAAGAAAGGCAGTAGCAGTCTAAGACTTTATTTTTGAGTCCGTAGCTGCTGCTGCCTTTATCATACCGACCACCTAAAACAAGTTTTGTAAAACTTGATCAGTTTTCTCTTATTAGAACGTACTTGCTACTTTAACAGCTTTTTCAAGACCTGCTGCAATCATTTCTTCTGATTTATCTCGGAATTGGTTGTGACCTTCAATTAATACTGTCTCATAAGAAAAATAGTTTTGGTAGAGAATGTTTGTATCTCCTTTCCTTCAGGCGTCATAATGCTTGCCGTGATGGAATCATTGTGAACATCCAGACCACATGCGCGTTCTATGATTATATCCATTGAAAGATCCTTTCTATGGCTCTTTATCGGAGGCTGGTGCACCAACCAAAGTAGGATTAATCTACCATGAGTGCTTCCCAAAAGGGAGCGACAATCTGTGGTGCAGCGCTGGTTTTGCGCTGCATGGATGGCTATGATAAACTTAATTCCATTATTTGAGTTGAGCGATGGTTTGGGACAGTGCCCATTACTCTTACACAATTTAGAGAATAATATACCTAAGGAGTGGTAGATATGGCACGTGTTTTATTTATTAATGGTGGATCAGAAGGACATATCAATCCAACAATTGGAGTGGTACAAGAGCTTATCTCGCGTGGAGAAGAGGTAGTGTACTTTACGATAGAAGCTTTTCGAGAGCGTATGGAGAAGACGGGAGCTACTGTACGAACATTTGACGGTCAAAAATTTATAGAAGCGTTTATCTCAGGTGGAAGAAGTTATTTACTGCAGAGAGTCAACGGTCTTTTACATACGGCAGATATCGTGATACCTAGCGTTCTTGAACAGATCAAAGGAGAGCATTTTGATTACATCATCCACGATTCCATGTTTGGTTGCGGACGGATACTGGCGCAGATCCTGAAGCTTCCCTCAATTAATTCTTGTACTTCTTTTGCGCAGACAAAAGCATCATTCGATGAAGAGTTGGATCAGCTTACTAAAAAAATTCCTACAGAAATAGTGAAACCAACACAAGATGAATTTCAAGCGCTGACGAAAAGAGTGAAGGAAAAATATGGTGTGGAGATTGATTCTCCATATGAAGTTTTTTGTAATCCTGCACCACTTACCATCGTTTATACAACTAGGGAGTTTCAACCTTTTGGAGAAGCATTCGACCAAACTTACAAATTTGTAGGTCCATCCATCTCTTCACGATTGACGGAGGAAAACTTCGACCTTACTGCAATCAAGGGAAAAAGCCCCATTTACATATCGCTGGGTACTGTCGTAAACCAATCGATTGATTTCTATAAGCTTTGTTTTAAGGCATTTGGGAGCACGGATCATACCGTTGTCATGTCTATTGGAAATAAAGTTCAAATTACTGATTTGGGGGAAATTCCTCAAAACTTCGTTGTAAAAAGTTATGTTCCACAAATTGATGTACTAAAATATGCGAAATTATTTATTACACATGGTGGAATGAACAGTACCAATGAAGGTCTCTATTTCGGAGTTCCACTCGTTGTAATCCCACAAAGTGCGGATCAGCCAATCATTGCCGGGCAAGTTGCCAATATCGGAGCAGGCATTGCATTACAAATGCAATGCTTGACTGCAGATCAACTACGTGAAACCGTAGATCATGTGTTAAACCACCCAACTTTCCATAAAGCTGTTGCAAATATTAGGGAATCCTTTCAACGATCAGGTGGGTATCACCAAGCTGTTGATGAGATTTTCGAATTTAAAAGTCAATATCATATCTAAATATAAATATTTCTTAGCTGCATTGGATGAGGCTGCCGTTACAATCGGCAGCTTCGTTTCGTTCATGTAGACAGGTTCGAGTTACGGAGTAACATTTCACCATTCTTACCGAACCTGTTGTCACCACCGCCCAGCTTTTCGTACTTAGGCAGGAGCCAGAACCTTTGACACCACATCTGGTCGAATTTTCGCGAACGATGGGCAGCGTGCAAACCCGTGAAGCTTTTTTCCTCCGTTTACGATACATTAGAATTGCAGTAATCCCGTTTACCAGTATATGGACGAATAACGTGTTACCTAAAGGGACCAACCCGTTTCAGTTATTACTGTTTTTTTGTATAGTATAAGTAAGTTAAAAATTCAGAAAAGGGTGAATATATGAAATCGAGTAGTGATGTACTATCTTTTCCTTATCCCTTTAATGAAAGTAATGTCTACAGGTACTCTAACAACGCAATTCCATTACATCTACAGAATTCCATAGAGCTGACATATCAATATTTAGATGAAATTAGTCTGAAAAGAGATCTGCTTACAAACCATCCGGAACGATGTTATCAATCATCACCTCATTCGATGGATGCACAATGGGAAATTGTTGATCTCATTATTCATAATCTTGTTTTTTATTATCCAGATAAGTTTGAATTAGAAAAGAAAGATGAACAGTGGATCTTTTCAAATGTCCAGACAAAAGAAAAAATTGCCTTTACATTTGGTGACAGAACAACTCTTGAGGTAGAGCCTTTAGATTTTATTGGGCGTCATGTTCAAGAAGATTTAATCTTAATGATGCAGCGGGATGGTAACCTATTTTTAGATGCTGGACAGCTATGCTTTCCAGCGAATTGGTCCTTGTATTTTGACCTAGGTATGACTTTTAAAGAAATACATTCACCAATTCCGGGCTTTCAGTCTGGGTCCCTGGATGATAGAATTCTGCAATTTCTTATGAGAATGGAGGCAGGTAAGCCATGGGGAAGAAAAAATTGGTCACTCATGGCTGGCAGTAGGTTAGATACCTCGCTTGAAACATTTTCTGAATGGGGTCAGGCACGGAAGCAAGTGACAAAGGAAAATGTAGGAGAACTCGTGCATTTTAGGGTAGAAGTTCAAAAGCTATTTCGCCTGCCAAAAAGCAATGGTATTTTATTTACGATTCATTCACACATACTGCCTTTAGAAAGGTTCATTCAACATACCCCTTGGTTGGAGCAATTTTATGCGGTTCTTCACGAACTCCCTGACTTTATTTCAGAGTACAAAGGTATTTCTCTATATCGAAAACAGGTACTTGAATATCTAGAAGAGGAAATGAAAAAGAGATGATGAGTCCAGCGCAAAAGGAGCCGTTATTTATAAGGGGGAAAAGGAAATATTTATTTTGTACCGATTCAAAAGGTGCAGAGTCTCTATACAATCTCGTTCAGCAAGCTATGGAAGATAATGCCCCATTTGATTTCCATGTCATAGAGAATGAATCTGATTCCTTCCTCAATCTTTGGTTCAGTCAGCAAAAAATGGGAACATATTTATACTTGTCTGGGAAGTGGGAAATAGTAAATCGATTAAAAAATCTAGCTTTGAAGGCAGGGTTCTCTGAATATGAGATGCAAATAAAAGTCCTGGGGAAAATAAGAAAGAAGTTAATTTGTTGTAAATGCCATGGGGTCAATGATGTCGATGATGAATCGCATATTTCTTGTATGCATTGTGGACTAAAACTAGAAGTTTCCAACCATTATTCACGTCGTTTGGAAGCCTATCTTGGGTATTCATCAATATTATAATTTTAATACTGGAGGAAAAATAGCTTGCATCGAAATTCAAAATTAGAAGTACGTGTAAGAAATATTATAGAAGAGACTTCCACTATTAAAAGATTCACCTTACAAGCAATTGATTACTCTATGCTTCCTCCCTTTAGTGGTGGTTCACATATTACAACCTTTTTACCACATCATTCAGGTAATTTGGAAAGACATTATTCTATTTTCAACATAACTTCTGAGATGGGACTGTTTGAAATAGCTGTCCGTTTAGCAGAAGACTCAACTGGTGGCTCTCGTTATTGGCATCAAAATGTTCATGTTGGTGATATTTTATCAGTTAGCTACCCAAAGAATTACTTTCCATTAAGTTTTCAAGCGAAACATCATGTGTTTTATGCAGCAGGAATTGGTATTACGCCCTTTTTGTCCATGATGTCAGAGCTAGTTGATAAGAAAAGGTCATTTGAGCTTCATTATGCAGCAAAATCAAAAGAGCAGTGTGCTTTTTATGATTACTTAAGGAAGGAATTCCCGGATCAATGTCACTTTTATTTTTCAAATGGCGAAGGCACAAATCGTTTATTGCCAACTCAACTTTTGAATCATCGAATAGGTACACATGTTTATTTTTGTGGTCCCGAGAACATGATTCAAGATTTTAAAATAGCAGCTCAAACATTTGGATATCCTTCCTTCAATATTCATTTGGAACGATTTGCACCTCCACCAAAGAAGGAACAGCATGCGTTTCAAGTCAATCTTAAAAGGAGTGACACACAGCTGGAGGTTCCAGCGAATTCTTCACTACTAGACGTACTTCTTCAAAATGGAATCAAGATCCCTTACTCCTGCCGTGTAGGAGGTTGTGGGACTTGCGAAATAAAGGTAGAAGAGGGACAGATTGTTCACTTCGACTCGTTTCTATCAGAAGAACAGCAATGCTCCAAACAAGC
This is a stretch of genomic DNA from Brevibacillus choshinensis. It encodes these proteins:
- a CDS encoding macrolide family glycosyltransferase, coding for MARVLFINGGSEGHINPTIGVVQELISRGEEVVYFTIEAFRERMEKTGATVRTFDGQKFIEAFISGGRSYLLQRVNGLLHTADIVIPSVLEQIKGEHFDYIIHDSMFGCGRILAQILKLPSINSCTSFAQTKASFDEELDQLTKKIPTEIVKPTQDEFQALTKRVKEKYGVEIDSPYEVFCNPAPLTIVYTTREFQPFGEAFDQTYKFVGPSISSRLTEENFDLTAIKGKSPIYISLGTVVNQSIDFYKLCFKAFGSTDHTVVMSIGNKVQITDLGEIPQNFVVKSYVPQIDVLKYAKLFITHGGMNSTNEGLYFGVPLVVIPQSADQPIIAGQVANIGAGIALQMQCLTADQLRETVDHVLNHPTFHKAVANIRESFQRSGGYHQAVDEIFEFKSQYHI
- a CDS encoding heme-dependent oxidative N-demethylase family protein; the protein is MKSSSDVLSFPYPFNESNVYRYSNNAIPLHLQNSIELTYQYLDEISLKRDLLTNHPERCYQSSPHSMDAQWEIVDLIIHNLVFYYPDKFELEKKDEQWIFSNVQTKEKIAFTFGDRTTLEVEPLDFIGRHVQEDLILMMQRDGNLFLDAGQLCFPANWSLYFDLGMTFKEIHSPIPGFQSGSLDDRILQFLMRMEAGKPWGRKNWSLMAGSRLDTSLETFSEWGQARKQVTKENVGELVHFRVEVQKLFRLPKSNGILFTIHSHILPLERFIQHTPWLEQFYAVLHELPDFISEYKGISLYRKQVLEYLEEEMKKR
- a CDS encoding dimethylamine monooxygenase subunit DmmA family protein, whose product is MMSPAQKEPLFIRGKRKYLFCTDSKGAESLYNLVQQAMEDNAPFDFHVIENESDSFLNLWFSQQKMGTYLYLSGKWEIVNRLKNLALKAGFSEYEMQIKVLGKIRKKLICCKCHGVNDVDDESHISCMHCGLKLEVSNHYSRRLEAYLGYSSIL
- a CDS encoding PDR/VanB family oxidoreductase encodes the protein MHRNSKLEVRVRNIIEETSTIKRFTLQAIDYSMLPPFSGGSHITTFLPHHSGNLERHYSIFNITSEMGLFEIAVRLAEDSTGGSRYWHQNVHVGDILSVSYPKNYFPLSFQAKHHVFYAAGIGITPFLSMMSELVDKKRSFELHYAAKSKEQCAFYDYLRKEFPDQCHFYFSNGEGTNRLLPTQLLNHRIGTHVYFCGPENMIQDFKIAAQTFGYPSFNIHLERFAPPPKKEQHAFQVNLKRSDTQLEVPANSSLLDVLLQNGIKIPYSCRVGGCGTCEIKVEEGQIVHFDSFLSEEQQCSKQAMLCCVSRGKGRLVLDL